A single genomic interval of uncultured Desulfobulbus sp. harbors:
- a CDS encoding cold-shock protein: MAAGTVKWFNDSKGFGFIEQDGGKDVFVHHTAIQGNGFKSLEEGARVSFDVTDGPKGPSAQNVVKS; the protein is encoded by the coding sequence ATGGCAGCAGGAACTGTAAAATGGTTTAATGATTCAAAGGGATTCGGCTTTATCGAGCAAGATGGTGGCAAAGATGTGTTTGTCCATCATACTGCCATTCAGGGAAACGGGTTCAAATCTCTTGAAGAAGGGGCACGCGTGAGCTTCGACGTGACCGATGGTCCCAAGGGGCCGTCTGCGCAAAATGTCGTGAAGTCCTGA
- a CDS encoding KamA family radical SAM protein has translation MKNVQQIQKIMALDPAMEAIFFSDIPLEEKRQQLRNHLANLLLNIYDKTKDMAALDWVVFRDTIWVLRNMLSARSEELAGFSLLAYLDSLIHGNHNGPAPSSGFIAEMQHLMKGIRGLTNLYTEKAPEFLHHCGRTAAKMRSSDLSSMARKAQECFKRYPCGMDDELIRQRSVNKQRLFQYFQISDLEWNDWSWHTRHIIRTPKVLGELIALSEQEGAAITMAREQRIPFGITPYTVSLMDPDKNSTWDKAIRAQVIPTMHYVSRVNELRQDPGCSNDFMVEGDTSPIDGITRRYPGIVILKPVLTCPQICVYCQRNWQIQDVFSPSAVLGEEKLEQALQWIEKTKEISEVLVTGGDPLILSDERLEMILSRLAQMEHVVRIRIGTRTPVTLPQRITESLVRTITRFHEPGRREMIIITHFEHPTEITPEAMQAVQRFRLFGISVYNQMVLTYYNSRKFEAATLRQKLRLIGVTPYYTFNTKGKEETDDYRVPIVRLLQEQQEEARLLPGTVRTDEIVFNVPRLGKNYLLAGQNRDLITILPDGRRVYEFHPWEKKMALMDTYVYTDVSIHDYLKRLQRDGEKISEYSSIWYYY, from the coding sequence ATGAAAAATGTACAACAGATACAAAAAATTATGGCCCTTGATCCGGCTATGGAGGCAATTTTTTTCTCTGATATCCCTTTGGAGGAGAAGCGACAACAACTGAGGAATCATCTGGCCAACCTGCTCCTCAATATTTACGATAAAACCAAGGACATGGCCGCCCTCGATTGGGTCGTCTTTCGAGATACGATCTGGGTTTTGCGCAACATGCTCAGCGCCCGTAGTGAGGAGCTAGCCGGATTTTCCCTGCTCGCCTACCTGGACAGCCTTATCCATGGCAACCATAATGGTCCAGCACCAAGTTCGGGCTTTATTGCCGAAATGCAGCATTTGATGAAAGGAATCAGGGGGCTGACCAACCTCTACACCGAAAAAGCCCCTGAATTTCTTCACCATTGCGGTAGGACTGCGGCTAAGATGCGTTCCTCTGATCTCTCCAGCATGGCCCGCAAGGCGCAAGAATGTTTCAAACGCTACCCCTGTGGTATGGACGATGAACTGATCCGGCAGCGTAGCGTCAACAAGCAGCGGCTTTTTCAGTATTTTCAGATAAGTGATCTGGAATGGAACGATTGGAGCTGGCATACCCGGCATATTATCCGCACCCCCAAGGTGCTCGGCGAGCTCATTGCCCTTTCCGAACAGGAAGGGGCTGCCATCACAATGGCTCGAGAACAGAGGATTCCGTTTGGCATCACCCCGTATACCGTTTCGTTGATGGATCCGGACAAGAACAGCACCTGGGATAAAGCCATTCGGGCGCAGGTGATCCCGACGATGCATTACGTCAGTCGGGTGAATGAACTGCGGCAGGATCCGGGCTGCAGCAACGATTTTATGGTCGAGGGCGATACCTCGCCCATCGATGGCATCACTCGCCGCTATCCCGGCATCGTCATTCTCAAACCGGTACTGACCTGTCCTCAGATCTGCGTCTATTGCCAGCGGAACTGGCAGATCCAGGATGTGTTCTCGCCGAGTGCTGTCCTGGGGGAGGAAAAGCTCGAACAGGCCCTGCAGTGGATCGAGAAGACCAAGGAGATTTCCGAGGTACTGGTCACAGGTGGCGACCCGTTGATTCTCTCAGACGAACGTTTGGAGATGATCCTTAGCCGGCTTGCGCAGATGGAACATGTGGTCCGAATCCGCATTGGCACCCGCACCCCGGTGACCTTGCCGCAAAGGATCACCGAATCCTTGGTGCGAACCATTACCCGTTTTCACGAACCCGGGCGACGAGAGATGATAATCATCACTCACTTCGAGCACCCTACCGAGATAACACCCGAGGCAATGCAAGCGGTGCAACGTTTTCGCCTCTTCGGTATCAGTGTCTACAACCAGATGGTTTTAACCTACTATAACTCTCGCAAATTCGAGGCCGCCACACTGCGGCAAAAGCTGCGCCTGATCGGCGTGACCCCCTATTACACCTTCAACACCAAGGGCAAGGAAGAGACTGACGATTATCGGGTACCGATTGTACGACTGCTTCAGGAGCAGCAGGAAGAGGCTCGGCTTCTTCCGGGCACCGTGCGTACCGACGAGATCGTGTTTAACGTGCCGCGCTTAGGTAAAAATTACCTCCTGGCCGGCCAGAACCGGGATTTGATCACGATTCTGCCCGATGGCCGCCGAGTCTACGAGTTTCATCCCTGGGAGAAAAAGATGGCTCTTATGGACACCTATGTCTATACCGATGTTTCTATTCACGACTACCTCAAGCGTCTCCAGCGGGATGGGGAGAAGATCAGTGAATATAGTTCAATCTGGTATTATTATTAA
- a CDS encoding group II intron maturase-specific domain-containing protein, with product MAVLQQILSRLELTLNANKTKIVNAFEGEFGFLGFTIKMGKGRKTGIYYPHVQPSKKSCQKIKDQITELTKRERTIIAFEWVVKEVNAAVRGWVGYFHYRNCSQSLGRIRHHLEQRMITHLRKRHKVRDRYAGYIKFPSRTLYEKYGLYKVPTTAGWKKVHALQ from the coding sequence ATGGCCGTGCTTCAGCAGATACTTTCGCGGTTGGAACTGACCTTAAATGCGAACAAGACGAAGATCGTCAACGCGTTTGAAGGGGAGTTTGGCTTTCTCGGATTTACGATCAAGATGGGCAAAGGGCGGAAAACGGGGATATATTATCCCCATGTGCAACCCTCGAAGAAATCCTGTCAAAAGATCAAGGATCAGATAACCGAGTTGACGAAACGCGAGCGGACAATCATTGCCTTTGAGTGGGTGGTGAAAGAAGTCAACGCCGCCGTACGAGGTTGGGTCGGATATTTCCACTACCGTAATTGCAGCCAGTCGTTGGGCCGGATACGTCACCATCTGGAGCAACGAATGATCACGCACCTGCGGAAGCGGCATAAGGTCCGGGACAGGTATGCAGGGTACATCAAGTTTCCAAGCAGGACACTGTACGAGAAGTACGGCCTGTACAAAGTGCCGACCACAGCGGGTTGGAAGAAAGTGCATGCCTTGCAGTGA
- the acsA gene encoding acetate--CoA ligase has protein sequence MRPLAISKDVASMTVQPNMVDYSTVCGSFSWDSVRASLDGLPGGGGLHIAHEAVDRHANGALRNKVAIRWLSKDGAATDLSYGRLQEVSNRFANLLRQFKLAKEDRVFWLAGRIPILYAVFFGTLKSGGVFCPLFSAFGPEPIAQRLERGNAKVLVTTERQYRKKVAPLQERLPELQTILLVDREDDLDEKVLSLPRLMAKASSTFTIQPTSPEDKAILHFTSGTTGMPKGAVHVHNAVLTHWITGRYVLDLHPEDIFWCTADPGWVTGTSYGIITPLLHGVTSIVDEAEFEIERWYHNLAKYRVSVWYTAPTAIRMLMRAPEELRQSVDLSALRLVHSVGEPLNPEAIFWGQRVLGLPIHDNWWQTETGGIMVANYAALEIRPGSMGRPLPGIEAAIATRLPDGQLRIEGDEVEGELVLRSGWPSMFRGYLHEEERYRKCFVGDWYLSGDLARRDRDGYFWFIGRADDIIKTAGHMVGPFEVESSLMEHPAVAEAGVIGKPEATIGELVKAFVVLKSGFTPSDELELELIGFGRSRLGSAVAPKELEFTENLPKTRSGKIMRRLLKARELGLPIGDTSTLEGSAS, from the coding sequence ATGCGTCCCCTGGCAATATCCAAAGACGTTGCATCAATGACGGTACAACCGAATATGGTGGATTATTCCACCGTATGCGGGAGCTTTTCCTGGGATTCTGTTCGTGCATCATTGGATGGGCTGCCAGGTGGTGGCGGATTGCATATCGCCCATGAAGCTGTGGATCGCCACGCCAACGGCGCGTTGCGAAACAAGGTTGCCATCCGTTGGCTGAGTAAGGATGGGGCCGCCACTGATCTGAGCTACGGTCGATTGCAGGAGGTCAGTAATCGTTTCGCCAATCTCCTCCGCCAATTCAAGCTCGCCAAAGAAGACCGGGTGTTTTGGCTCGCCGGTCGTATCCCTATTCTCTACGCGGTGTTCTTTGGTACCTTGAAATCCGGCGGGGTATTCTGCCCCCTGTTTTCCGCGTTCGGCCCGGAGCCGATTGCCCAGCGTCTGGAACGGGGCAACGCTAAGGTCCTGGTCACTACCGAACGACAGTATCGCAAAAAGGTGGCCCCTCTCCAGGAGAGGTTACCCGAACTTCAAACCATTCTCCTGGTCGACCGGGAGGATGATCTCGACGAAAAGGTCCTTTCGCTGCCGCGATTGATGGCCAAGGCCAGTTCCACGTTCACCATCCAGCCGACCTCTCCCGAGGACAAGGCCATTCTCCACTTCACCAGCGGCACCACCGGCATGCCCAAGGGAGCCGTGCACGTCCATAATGCCGTCCTGACCCATTGGATCACCGGTCGCTACGTGCTCGACCTCCACCCGGAAGACATCTTCTGGTGTACCGCCGATCCAGGATGGGTCACCGGTACCTCTTACGGCATCATCACACCGCTGTTGCACGGGGTGACCAGTATTGTCGATGAGGCGGAGTTCGAAATCGAACGATGGTATCACAACCTTGCGAAATACCGGGTCTCGGTCTGGTACACAGCGCCGACCGCGATCCGCATGTTGATGCGTGCCCCGGAGGAACTGCGCCAGAGCGTCGATCTCTCGGCCCTTCGCTTGGTGCACAGCGTGGGCGAGCCGCTCAACCCGGAAGCGATTTTTTGGGGGCAGCGGGTCCTCGGCCTGCCGATTCATGACAACTGGTGGCAGACCGAAACCGGGGGCATCATGGTCGCCAATTATGCAGCCCTGGAGATTCGTCCCGGTTCCATGGGACGACCGCTGCCGGGGATCGAGGCCGCCATCGCCACCCGCCTTCCTGATGGTCAACTCAGAATCGAGGGGGATGAGGTTGAAGGCGAACTGGTTTTGCGGAGCGGTTGGCCGTCCATGTTTCGCGGCTATCTCCACGAAGAGGAGCGCTACCGCAAATGTTTCGTCGGAGATTGGTACCTGAGCGGTGATCTCGCCCGGCGTGATCGGGACGGCTATTTCTGGTTCATCGGCAGGGCTGACGACATCATCAAGACCGCCGGCCACATGGTTGGCCCCTTTGAGGTCGAGAGCAGCCTGATGGAGCATCCCGCGGTGGCCGAGGCCGGAGTGATCGGCAAGCCGGAGGCGACCATAGGCGAGCTGGTCAAGGCATTTGTCGTGCTCAAGTCAGGCTTTACCCCCAGCGACGAACTCGAACTGGAGCTGATAGGATTTGGCCGCAGCCGACTGGGTTCGGCTGTTGCGCCCAAAGAGTTGGAATTTACGGAGAATCTTCCCAAAACCCGCAGCGGCAAGATCATGCGCCGGCTGCTCAAGGCGCGGGAACTGGGCCTTCCCATCGGCGATACCTCTACTCTGGAAGGGAGTGCATCATGA
- a CDS encoding IS1634 family transposase encodes MYLRTTKRKNKNGTVTEYLQLAHNERNPETNSTVARIIHSFGRADQLDREALVRLARSIARVCGVTIVDPAGSEEAQGGGLPDDLEILRTVELGTVLVIETLWERLGIGKALRSLLDKGKYAVAYDQALLAMTANRLCAPESKLGVWDRWLEQVHLPKCQGLKLRQMYEAMDFLHKHIDAVEEAVFFQTANLFNLSVDLIFYDTTTASFSIDYEDEADENDGLRQYGHSKEGTWTPQIVVALAVTREGLPVKSWIFPGNTADVSTIKRIRKDLRGWNLGRALFVADSGMNSSANREELARACGKYLLATRMASVAEIKKEVLSQPGRFTTFTDSLQAKEVVIGDGERRRRYILCFNPKEAERQRIHREEIVGMLEEELANHKDRNASTQWAVELLASKRYKRYLTTTEAGKIRLDRAAITEAKRYDGKWVLETNDDTISLEDAALGYKGLLVIERCFRSLKRTQIKMMPMYHWAARRIETHVKICVLALLIERVAERECGEPWSRIRRNLAKLQATEFQNDQHSFFQINSAPEACRELMKKLVTPLPTKIFGIKPLEK; translated from the coding sequence ATGTATCTGCGAACCACGAAACGAAAAAACAAGAACGGCACCGTTACCGAGTATCTCCAGCTCGCCCACAACGAGCGCAATCCGGAGACCAACTCCACCGTTGCCCGCATCATCCACAGCTTCGGACGCGCCGATCAGCTCGACCGTGAGGCCTTGGTGCGGCTCGCCCGATCTATAGCCAGAGTCTGCGGGGTAACCATTGTTGACCCCGCTGGTAGCGAGGAGGCTCAAGGTGGTGGACTGCCCGACGATCTTGAGATCCTGCGCACAGTGGAACTCGGCACAGTGCTGGTCATCGAAACCCTTTGGGAGCGGTTGGGTATCGGCAAAGCGCTGCGGTCTCTGCTGGACAAAGGCAAGTATGCCGTTGCCTACGATCAGGCCTTGCTGGCCATGACGGCGAATCGTCTCTGCGCACCGGAATCCAAGCTCGGGGTTTGGGACCGGTGGCTGGAGCAGGTCCATCTGCCCAAATGCCAAGGCCTGAAACTGCGTCAGATGTATGAGGCCATGGACTTTCTCCACAAGCATATTGATGCGGTGGAGGAGGCTGTCTTTTTCCAGACCGCTAATCTGTTCAACCTCTCGGTCGATCTGATTTTTTACGACACCACGACGGCTTCGTTCTCAATTGATTACGAGGACGAGGCTGATGAAAACGACGGTCTGCGTCAGTACGGCCACTCCAAGGAGGGCACGTGGACGCCGCAAATCGTGGTCGCCCTGGCGGTTACCCGGGAAGGGCTGCCGGTGAAAAGCTGGATTTTTCCCGGTAACACGGCGGATGTATCCACGATCAAACGCATCAGAAAGGACCTGCGAGGCTGGAACCTCGGTCGAGCGCTGTTCGTGGCCGACTCGGGTATGAACTCCTCCGCTAACCGAGAAGAACTTGCACGGGCCTGTGGCAAATACCTGCTCGCCACCCGCATGGCATCGGTGGCCGAAATCAAGAAAGAGGTCCTCTCGCAACCAGGTCGCTTCACCACCTTCACCGACAGCCTGCAAGCCAAGGAGGTTGTTATCGGCGATGGCGAGCGACGGCGGCGATACATCCTCTGCTTCAACCCAAAGGAAGCAGAGCGGCAACGAATACATCGAGAAGAGATCGTCGGCATGCTCGAAGAGGAGCTTGCCAACCATAAGGACCGTAATGCTTCTACCCAATGGGCAGTCGAACTGCTGGCCTCAAAACGATACAAGCGGTACCTGACAACAACCGAGGCCGGTAAAATTCGCCTGGACCGAGCAGCCATCACCGAGGCCAAACGCTACGACGGCAAGTGGGTGCTGGAAACCAACGATGACACCATCAGCCTTGAAGATGCGGCCCTTGGCTACAAAGGACTTTTGGTTATCGAGCGGTGTTTCCGCTCCCTCAAGCGTACCCAGATCAAAATGATGCCTATGTATCATTGGGCCGCACGGCGCATCGAAACGCATGTAAAAATCTGTGTTCTGGCGCTGCTCATAGAGCGCGTTGCGGAACGTGAGTGCGGGGAGCCCTGGTCCCGGATACGGCGCAACTTAGCCAAACTTCAAGCCACTGAGTTTCAAAACGACCAGCACAGTTTTTTTCAGATTAATTCAGCGCCGGAAGCCTGTCGTGAACTGATGAAAAAACTTGTAACTCCGCTACCGACCAAAATTTTTGGCATTAAGCCCCTTGAAAAATAA
- a CDS encoding reverse transcriptase domain-containing protein, giving the protein MVARSEETLSVHSSGAPVATKLQRIAEKARKTPGFQFTSLYHLMNEELLRGCFQRLRKDAAAGIDEMTKAEYAENLESNLVDLVGRLHRMAYIPQAVRRKYISKPGSAKLRPLGIPCFEDKLVQAGLVRILESIYENDFIGDSYGFRPGRSCHDALRALSLTMERRPINHIVEADIKGFFGAPG; this is encoded by the coding sequence TTGGTAGCGCGAAGTGAGGAAACACTGTCCGTTCACAGCAGCGGGGCACCAGTGGCAACAAAATTACAACGCATAGCAGAGAAAGCCCGCAAGACTCCTGGTTTCCAGTTCACCAGCTTGTATCACTTGATGAACGAGGAGTTGCTGCGGGGATGCTTTCAGCGGCTGCGCAAGGATGCAGCTGCCGGCATCGATGAAATGACCAAAGCTGAATATGCCGAGAATCTGGAGAGCAACCTTGTCGATCTGGTAGGGAGGCTGCACCGGATGGCGTATATTCCGCAAGCTGTCAGGCGGAAATACATTTCCAAGCCTGGCAGCGCCAAGCTGCGTCCTTTGGGGATTCCATGTTTTGAAGACAAGCTGGTTCAAGCTGGTCTTGTGCGCATTCTTGAATCAATCTATGAGAATGATTTTATAGGAGATTCATACGGATTTCGTCCTGGTCGAAGCTGCCACGACGCTCTCAGGGCTCTGAGCCTGACAATGGAGCGCAGGCCGATCAACCATATTGTCGAGGCCGACATTAAGGGCTTCTTCGGTGCGCCAGGATAA
- a CDS encoding reverse transcriptase domain-containing protein encodes MSPQLDQIVDKAKSNPKLQFTSLAHLLTPEFLKETWRQINRRGASGVDGETTKEFEQDLDERVRGLCERLKQGIYRAPPVRRVEIPKGPGKAGTRPLGIPTVEDRLLQRAVARILESVFETNFLEFSYGFRPGRNPHGALKALRAVIVTKKVGYLFEADIRGYFNHIQHDWLLKMVAHRIADPVILRLIGKWLNAGFMSGGVVSRTEEGSPQGGPISPILANIYLHYVLDLWFAKKVKPWCTGEVYLTRFADDFVVNFQYRCDAEGFARVLPKRFGKFGLELAEEKTRLMRFGRFARADMERTGNKPETPATAQSEASNVLELPQELLLV; translated from the coding sequence ATGTCACCGCAACTGGATCAGATCGTTGATAAAGCAAAGTCAAATCCAAAGCTGCAATTCACCTCGTTGGCCCATTTGCTCACACCGGAGTTTCTGAAGGAAACCTGGCGGCAGATAAATCGACGTGGTGCGAGTGGCGTGGATGGTGAGACGACGAAGGAGTTTGAGCAGGACTTGGATGAACGGGTCCGGGGGTTGTGTGAACGCTTGAAGCAAGGAATCTATAGGGCTCCACCGGTCCGCCGTGTGGAGATTCCGAAAGGTCCGGGCAAGGCAGGTACGAGACCGTTGGGTATTCCGACGGTCGAAGACCGCCTGCTGCAGAGGGCTGTAGCACGGATACTGGAATCGGTGTTCGAGACGAATTTCCTGGAATTCTCGTATGGATTCCGGCCTGGACGAAATCCTCACGGCGCCCTCAAAGCATTACGTGCGGTGATCGTGACGAAGAAGGTAGGATACTTGTTCGAGGCCGACATCCGTGGATATTTTAACCATATCCAGCATGACTGGCTGCTGAAGATGGTAGCTCATCGAATTGCAGACCCCGTGATATTGCGGCTGATTGGTAAATGGCTGAACGCGGGTTTCATGTCGGGTGGAGTAGTATCGCGGACCGAAGAAGGGTCGCCACAGGGTGGGCCGATCAGCCCAATCCTGGCAAATATCTACCTGCACTACGTGCTTGATCTTTGGTTTGCAAAGAAGGTCAAGCCCTGGTGCACCGGAGAGGTATACCTGACGCGGTTTGCTGACGACTTCGTGGTAAATTTCCAATACAGGTGTGATGCGGAAGGATTCGCAAGAGTCTTGCCCAAACGATTCGGGAAATTCGGGCTGGAATTGGCAGAGGAAAAGACACGGTTGATGCGTTTTGGGCGCTTCGCGCGGGCTGACATGGAGAGAACCGGCAACAAACCGGAAACGCCTGCGACGGCGCAGTCAGAGGCATCGAATGTATTGGAGCTACCTCAAGAGTTGCTCCTGGTTTGA
- the pdhA gene encoding pyruvate dehydrogenase (acetyl-transferring) E1 component subunit alpha, which yields MTQTIINKEHALEQLRQMLLIRRFEEKSAELYTASKIRGFLHLYNGEEAVAVGVMATLTPEDAVVATFREHGQALARGMSAASIMAEMYGKQEGCSRGRGGSMHLFDRETHFYGGNAIVAGGLPLAVGLALADKMQGRNRVTCCFFGDGAVAEGDFHEAMNLASLWRLPVLFLCENNLYAMGTALRYEHAAIDIGAKGACYAMASSSADGMDVMAVEAAAQVAVDHIRAGEGPYLLECRTYRFRAHSMFDSELYRTKEEVAQWQRHDPITQHVMRLREDGFLDDETMAALEQSVAEEIEAAVAFAEAGTDEPVEDLHRFVYSERRGA from the coding sequence ATGACGCAAACCATCATCAACAAGGAACATGCCCTTGAGCAACTCCGGCAGATGCTCTTGATCCGCCGTTTCGAGGAAAAATCTGCCGAGCTGTACACCGCCAGCAAGATCCGCGGTTTTCTCCACCTCTACAACGGCGAGGAGGCGGTTGCGGTCGGGGTCATGGCAACCTTGACCCCGGAGGATGCGGTGGTGGCCACCTTCCGCGAGCACGGTCAGGCATTGGCACGGGGCATGAGCGCTGCAAGCATCATGGCGGAAATGTACGGTAAACAGGAGGGATGCAGCCGGGGCCGGGGGGGATCCATGCACCTCTTTGACAGGGAAACCCATTTTTATGGGGGCAATGCCATTGTCGCCGGAGGGCTTCCTCTGGCGGTAGGTCTGGCGCTGGCCGACAAGATGCAGGGGCGTAACCGGGTGACCTGCTGTTTCTTTGGCGATGGCGCAGTCGCTGAGGGGGATTTCCACGAAGCCATGAACCTTGCTTCCCTGTGGAGGTTGCCGGTCCTTTTTCTTTGCGAGAACAATCTCTATGCCATGGGCACCGCCCTCCGTTATGAGCATGCGGCGATCGATATCGGCGCCAAGGGCGCCTGTTACGCCATGGCATCCTCGTCTGCCGACGGCATGGATGTGATGGCGGTGGAGGCAGCGGCTCAGGTGGCCGTGGACCATATTCGAGCCGGGGAGGGGCCCTATCTTCTCGAATGCCGCACCTATCGTTTCCGTGCCCATTCCATGTTCGACAGTGAACTGTACCGCACCAAGGAGGAGGTGGCGCAGTGGCAACGGCACGATCCGATTACCCAGCATGTCATGCGGCTCCGTGAAGACGGGTTCCTCGATGACGAGACCATGGCCGCACTGGAACAGAGCGTGGCCGAGGAAATTGAAGCCGCGGTCGCCTTTGCCGAGGCGGGCACCGACGAGCCGGTTGAAGATCTGCATCGTTTTGTCTATTCGGAGAGGAGGGGAGCATGA
- a CDS encoding alpha-ketoacid dehydrogenase subunit beta, producing MSQQTGMHMTTYREAVKQAIREAMLQDERVFLMGEDVGHYGGCYAVSKGLLAEFGPERIRDTPLCESGFVGAGIGAALGGMRPIVEVMTVNFSLLALDQIVNTAATLLHMSGGLFNVPVVIRMATGAGKQLAAQHAHSLEGWYAHIPGIRVVAPATVEDARGMLWTALQDPDPVLIFENNTLYNMEGPLADDAGPVDIDHAKVRRVGRDITLISYSASLIKCLEAADDLAKEGIEAEVVDLRTLRPLDDATYLHSLAKTHRALIVDEGWRSGSLAAEISARIMEQGFYDLDGPVERLCSAEVPIPYAKHMEDAAVPQVSTICAAVKRMVEHG from the coding sequence ATGAGCCAACAGACGGGAATGCACATGACCACCTATCGCGAGGCCGTTAAGCAGGCAATTCGTGAAGCCATGCTTCAGGATGAACGGGTCTTTCTCATGGGGGAAGATGTGGGACATTACGGGGGCTGCTATGCGGTCAGTAAGGGGTTGCTGGCGGAATTCGGGCCGGAGCGCATTCGCGATACACCGCTTTGCGAATCCGGTTTCGTTGGTGCGGGTATTGGCGCGGCCCTGGGAGGGATGCGGCCCATTGTCGAGGTGATGACGGTGAATTTCAGCCTGCTGGCCCTGGATCAGATCGTGAATACCGCCGCCACCCTCCTACATATGTCGGGCGGTCTGTTCAACGTGCCGGTCGTCATCCGCATGGCAACCGGTGCCGGCAAACAGCTGGCGGCCCAGCACGCGCATTCATTGGAGGGCTGGTATGCGCATATTCCTGGTATCCGGGTGGTGGCACCGGCGACGGTCGAGGACGCCCGCGGCATGCTCTGGACCGCCCTGCAGGATCCGGATCCGGTTTTGATCTTTGAAAACAACACCCTCTACAACATGGAGGGACCGCTTGCCGACGATGCCGGCCCGGTCGATATCGATCATGCCAAGGTTCGCCGGGTTGGTCGGGACATCACCCTGATCAGTTACAGCGCCAGCCTGATCAAGTGCCTTGAAGCGGCCGATGATCTGGCCAAGGAAGGAATTGAGGCAGAAGTTGTCGATCTGCGCACCCTCAGACCTTTGGATGATGCAACCTATCTCCACTCCCTTGCGAAGACCCATCGTGCCCTTATCGTGGACGAGGGGTGGCGCAGCGGCAGTCTGGCTGCAGAGATCTCGGCCCGGATCATGGAACAGGGGTTCTATGATCTCGATGGTCCGGTGGAGCGGCTCTGCTCCGCAGAGGTGCCGATCCCCTATGCCAAACACATGGAAGATGCCGCCGTGCCGCAGGTGTCGACGATCTGTGCCGCTGTCAAAAGGATGGTGGAACATGGGTGA
- a CDS encoding reverse transcriptase domain-containing protein, whose product MNCPTRCQYYIRRFDERSTSVAWGARCGNSARRVLRGGGKRVTSRPISTHHNIDHDLMMKAVRRHTDQKWILLYVERWLKAPILMTDETLLYPKKGTPQGGVVSPLLANLFLHYAFDKWMERENPSIPFERYADDAVCHCQSQTQAERLKEKLSARMWDVGLELHPEKTKIVYCKDDDRRKGYPCTKFDFLGYTFQPRRSKNKWGKYFINFSPAISDKTAKAIRQTSRQWHWPERSDKSLEDMARMFNPIVLGWITYYGRNYKSAMYPTLKCLDRRLVMWATRKYKRLRGHRRRAQHWLDRITQKQPYLFAHWRLLHAHAAAG is encoded by the coding sequence TTGAACTGCCCTACGCGGTGTCAATATTACATCCGTCGATTTGACGAACGGTCAACGAGTGTAGCCTGGGGAGCCCGTTGCGGGAATTCCGCACGGCGGGTTCTGCGAGGGGGGGGCAAGAGGGTAACTTCAAGGCCCATCTCTACCCACCACAATATCGATCATGATCTCATGATGAAAGCAGTGCGCAGGCATACGGATCAGAAGTGGATCCTTCTGTATGTGGAGAGGTGGCTGAAGGCCCCGATACTCATGACAGATGAGACACTTTTGTATCCGAAGAAAGGGACTCCGCAAGGAGGCGTGGTCAGCCCGTTGCTGGCTAACCTCTTTCTGCATTACGCATTCGACAAATGGATGGAACGTGAAAACCCCTCAATTCCGTTTGAAAGATATGCCGATGATGCAGTGTGCCACTGTCAAAGCCAAACCCAGGCGGAGAGGCTGAAAGAAAAGCTGAGTGCACGTATGTGGGATGTCGGACTGGAGTTACATCCTGAGAAGACGAAGATTGTTTATTGTAAAGACGATGATCGTAGGAAGGGATATCCCTGTACGAAATTTGATTTCCTTGGGTATACATTTCAACCCAGGCGGTCAAAGAATAAGTGGGGAAAGTATTTTATCAACTTCTCCCCTGCGATCAGCGATAAGACCGCCAAAGCAATTCGCCAGACCTCACGGCAATGGCACTGGCCAGAGCGTAGTGACAAGAGTCTGGAAGATATGGCCAGGATGTTCAATCCGATCGTTCTGGGGTGGATAACCTACTATGGTCGTAACTATAAATCTGCAATGTACCCAACTCTGAAATGCCTGGATCGCCGATTGGTGATGTGGGCAACAAGGAAATATAAACGTTTGCGTGGACATCGGAGGAGGGCGCAACACTGGTTGGACCGTATTACGCAAAAACAGCCATATTTGTTTGCCCACTGGAGACTGCTCCACGCACACGCAGCGGCTGGATGA